The genomic stretch TCGGGAATCGGTAGTGCAACAGTTTGCTGCCGCTCAAGAAGTGCAGGCAAGCCGGTACTTTCCCAAGGCTGGGCCGGATTCCCGGCGTCGGACACTGGATCGCTGTCCTTTCGGGTGATTGCCAACCCGCAGCGGACGGCGGCAGCCGGGCTCAACGCCGGTATCGCCGCGGCCCGGGGTGAGGTCATCGTTACTCTGGGCGCGCATTCCGAGTATTCACCAAACTACGTCTCAGGGGTGGTTGCGCGGCTGCAGGAGACCGGGGCCGATGCGGTTGGTAGTGTAGCCGTGACCGTTCCTGGCGGACAATCGAGGATGGCGTGCGCGATAGCCGCAGCACTGTCTTCGAAGTTTGGGGTTGGCAATTCGATGATGCGGGTCGGCGTAAGCCGGCCGCAGGAGGCCGACACTGCCAGCTGTCCTGGGTACCGGCGGACCGTATTCGACCGCATTGGTTGGTTCAATACCGGGCTCGTACGCAATCAGGACATTGAGTTCAACTTGAGGCTGCGTCGGGCCGGCGGAAGGATCGTACTCGACCCTGAGATTACGACGTTCTATCGGGCCCGGGCCAGACTGCGGGACGTTGTCGTAAACAGCTTCCAGAACGGTTACTGGATCATCAGGGCCGTGCGGATTGCGCATCTGCCGTTCTCACTTCGACACCTCGTGCCACTGCTGTTTGTGGGCACGCTGTTGCTCAGCGCAGTTGCCGCGTGTGTCTGGACGCCGGCAGCCGCTGGTCTTGCGGCGCTTAGCGGCTGCTACATCGGGGCAGATCTCTTGTTTGCAGTCCGGGCGGGAGTGAAACACGGGCGCAATCTTATGTTGCCATTGC from candidate division WOR-3 bacterium encodes the following:
- a CDS encoding glycosyltransferase family 2 protein: MEAELSEPYRLPLVSLVMPGRNEEKTIRQVIWSVLRQDYPHDRMEFLFVDGMSTDSTRRIVEQLAPRSALGIRSGIGSATVCCRSRSAGKPVLSQGWAGFPASDTGSLSFRVIANPQRTAAAGLNAGIAAARGEVIVTLGAHSEYSPNYVSGVVARLQETGADAVGSVAVTVPGGQSRMACAIAAALSSKFGVGNSMMRVGVSRPQEADTASCPGYRRTVFDRIGWFNTGLVRNQDIEFNLRLRRAGGRIVLDPEITTFYRARARLRDVVVNSFQNGYWIIRAVRIAHLPFSLRHLVPLLFVGTLLLSAVAACVWTPAAAGLAALSGCYIGADLLFAVRAGVKHGRNLMLPLLAVFPALHLSYGFGSFWALLTVWFLSRPTGCVEPIAPSRRVGTWAQKLLTGWRYVG